From a single Raphanus sativus cultivar WK10039 chromosome 3, ASM80110v3, whole genome shotgun sequence genomic region:
- the LOC108847740 gene encoding phosphatidate cytidylyltransferase 4, chloroplastic: MASFVEVCRYNKPVPPVLSTSLSICPCRVSIRKTLNLPPFAEYSSLRLVRDAKTNPLLRSLLGRIPVKRRFLTAVSRAESDHLGDDNSKNVEEDKQKKASQLKKRVIFGVAVGLPVGGVVLAGGWVFTLALAASVFIGSREYFELVRSRGIAKGMTPPPRYVSRFCSLVCALMPILTLYYGNIDIWVTCAAFVVAMALLVQRGNPRFSQLSSTMFGLFYCGYLPCFWVKLRCGLAAPALNTGIARTWPIFLGGPPQWTVGLVATLISFSGVIATDTFAFLGGKAFGRTPLTSISPKKTWEGTFAGLVGCIVITLLLSKSLSWPQSLFSSIAFGFINFFGSVFGDLTESMIKRDAGVKDSGSLIPGHGGILDRVDSYIFTGALAYSFIKTSLKLYGV, encoded by the exons ATGGCGTCTTTTGTTGAAGTCTGTAGGTACAACAAACCGGTACCACCGGTTTTATCGACTTCTCTCTCTATATGCCCATGCCGTGTATCCATtaggaaaaccctaaatctCCCACCTTTCGCCGAGTATTCGAGCCTACGTCTGGTCCGTGATGCCAAAACCAACCCTTTGCTTCGTTCCCTCCTTGGTCGGATTCCTGTTAAACGCCGTTTCCTCACGGCCGTTAGTCGAGCTGAATCAGACCATCTTGGTGATGACAATTCAAAG AATGTGGAAGAAGATAAGCAGAAGAAAGCAAGCCAGCTTAAGAAAAGAGTCATCTTTGGTGTTGCCGTTGGGTTACCTGTTGGAGGTGTTGTGTTAGCTGGAGGATGGGTTTTCACATTAGCCTTAGCAGCTTCTGTTTTCATCGGTTCTCGTGAATATTTCGAGCTCGTTAGAAGTAGAGGCATAGCTAAAGGAATGACTCCTCCTCCTAGATATGTATCTCGTTTTTGCTCTCTTGTATGTGCTCTTATGCCCATACTTACACT GTACTATGGTAACATTGATATATGGGTGACATGCGCAGCCTTTGTTGTTGCAATGGCTTTGTTAGTACAGAGAGGAAACCCACGTTTTTCTCAGCTTAGTAGTACAATGTTTGGCTTGTTTTACTGTGGCTATCTCCCTTGTTTTTGGGTTAAGCTTCGTTGTGGTTTAGCTGCTCCTGCTCTCAACACTG GTATTGCAAGGACTTGGCCAATTTTTCTTGGTGGTCCACCTCAGTGGACAGTTGGACTTGTGGCAACGTTGATCTCATTCAGTGGTGTAATTGCCACAGACACATTTGCTTTTCTCGGTGGCAAG GCGTTTGGTAGGACACCTCTGACTAGTATTAGTCCCAAAAAGACATGGGAAGGGACTTTTGCAGGACTTGTTGGTTGTATAGTCATTACCCTTCTACTCTCTAAGTCTCTGTCTTGGCCTCAGTCTCTGTTCAG CTCTATTGCTTTTGGGTTTATTAACTTCTTTGGGTCAGTCTTTGGTGATCTTACTGAATCAATGATCAAACGTGATGCCGGGGTCAAAGACTCTGGTTCACTTATCCCTGGACATG GTGGGATATTGGACAGGGTTGATAGTTACATTTTCACCGGTGCATTAGCTTACTCGTTCATCAAAACATCCCTTAAACTTTACGGAGTTTGA
- the LOC130508986 gene encoding vesicle-associated protein 1-2-like, which yields MSNALLEIDPIDLQFPFELKKQISCSLYLANKTDNYVAFKVKTTNPKKYCVRPNTGVVLPRSSSEVLVTMQAQKEAPADMQCKDKFLLQCVVATPGVTPKDVTPEMFSKEAGNRVEETKLRVVYVDPPQPPSPVHEGSEEGSSPRASVSDNGNNNNASDFTAAPRFSVDRLEPQDNPSEARALITRLTEEKNSAVQLNNRLQQELEQLKRGSNRSQSGGGIPFMYVLLVGLIGLILGYIMKRT from the exons ATGAGTAACGCGCTTCTCGAAATCGATCCTATCGACCTTCAATTCCCTT TTGAATTGAAGAAACAGATCTCTTGCTCTCTCTATTTGGCTAACAAGACCGACAATTATGTAGCCTTCAAG GTTAAAACGACGAATCCAAAGAAGTATTGTGTGAGGCCTAACACTGGCGTTGTTCTTCCCAGATCCTCTTCCGAAGTTCTTG TGACGATGCAAGCGCAGAAGGAAGCTCCTGCTGATATGCAGTGCAAGGACAAGTTCTTGCTTCAATGTGTTGTGGCTACTCCCGGTGTCACTCCCAAGGATGTTACTCCCGAGATG TTTAGCAAAGAGGCGGGGAATCGAGTTGAGGAGACGAAACTGAGAGTTGTCTATGTTGATCCACCGCAACCACCTTCACCGGTTCATGAAGGATCAGAAGAGGGCTCTTCCCCAAGAGCTTCTGTCTCTGACAATGGGAACAACAACAACGCTTCTGACTTTACTGCT GCTCCAAGATTTAGCGTGGACAGGCTTGAACCTCAGGATAACCCATCTGAG GCGAGAGCGCTCATCACAAGGCTCACCGAGGAAAAGAACTCTGCGGTTCAACTGAACAATAGACTTCAACAAGAATTG GAGCAGTTGAAGCGTGGAAGCAATAGAAGCCAGAGTGGTGGTGGAATCCCGTTCATGTACGTTCTTTTGGTAGGACTAATAGGCCTAATCTTGGGATACATTATGAAGAGGACATGA